In the genome of Penaeus monodon isolate SGIC_2016 unplaced genomic scaffold, NSTDA_Pmon_1 PmonScaffold_13417, whole genome shotgun sequence, the window GGCCCCTTTCCTCCGAGGACGCGCTGGAAAGGAAAAATGCCTGCCAGAGGACGCGCCGAAGGGGGGgggcctgccgaggacaccctggaggagctgccgtcccCGGGGGGCGCCCGAAGGGGCTGGCCCCCGGGGCCGCCGAAAGAGCTGCTCCGAGGACACCTGGGGGGGACTGCCGGTCCAAGGACACACTGGGGGAACTGCCGTCCGAGGACCCGGGCCGAAAAGGAACTGCCTGCCGAGGGGGcgcgccgaaggagctgcctgccgcgCCGGCCCGAAA includes:
- the LOC119569216 gene encoding proline-rich proteoglycan 2-like, which translates into the protein MPARGRAEGGGPAEDTLEELPSPGGARRGWPPGPPKELLRGHLGGTAGPRTHWGNCRPRTRAEKELPAEGARRRSCLPRRPEKGLPLSGTAEGLPAEDRRRGLPAPGPPWKPVRGGAPEGAAFFRGGPRRSFLPGAAEGKMGPEGTHREGGCPFPRTPRGS